A window from Calliopsis andreniformis isolate RMS-2024a chromosome 5, iyCalAndr_principal, whole genome shotgun sequence encodes these proteins:
- the Wake gene encoding ankyrin repeat and fibronectin type III domain containing protein wide awake isoform X1, protein MKFRKSSTSSPKMELLSRRSSGDGISTLKRSRSFRASLKLMSKLRSHASLRLNAGFDLSPVALRNQCVKKRRDKLPQVEESPSPTRNTETKTDSPPRSDKEMLGTRSKDSITVNELESRGISKELKTKLCLTDRITRKNRKEAEKPSKRDSPLSPKVAHIFRWKNNECYEDRKDSFRPDNRVSYENPTFCLDSSLDSSISSFLFEPEGTDQGAIEDERRDESCLGKPCQDVSLTMVVGSGGTCENKEESCVVLGASDDGVFEKDSFECNKSGRPLMAAGKTRSLSVNDVVLQDEERASSLDLKDSTGFVCQGVANRSSEGHKMHEIVRTTSVCSSKSCRIRTVDNIANFWTNARGSSFRNKVSVGRKKSMKDSRDHGQDRFLVTTTSGSKLYSLQGMEFLEGFGKKKQQLHQQANNISSIHINPLSAQSLNIHLHALFAAVEHGHLDKARTILESTDVDVNSVNSDGLSALDVAVLSNNRPLAKMLVAFGAQEGNQFKSPESLGSHLASLLSEAEHRVQELGGSTSGSGGTTLLEPPSSHRSSFSSQHSNLTGCGGNAEDKQLALWERRARALRKMLLGFDQARPPDMPFLVAVDVTGTNSVTVRFQEPDSHDSPICTKFKVQWSVKEDFSVICGEREVLDMKQRECRIDDLIQGQKYHFRAAAGNLKGYSRFRNSSPAHVTPSSWRDIDGRLPRFAGRLEQLNTLFTDIRRPEYTQETPAVQRRNHKKKTTIKQLFTATSKFQKNLRRGVFLACLLYYEDKVLVTNEDFLPVIEVDETYPSCIYNDFHWLMKVACTWDDVKTLRQDMEKSHSSSTNHFRIKLLQAAAQMQAALCIQDLGQLYHKPIRDIQGTLVFSTVNYVKSPKLISVLNSRWLPLSKVTKKVIIHEDSNVADILIASIQEQMTYHQVSSIKLSKGLYLGYLKMQSSVDLIQVVVPAKSPNVLPHCKIRDNPHVSAEEWDYLKRITRIHASDSSVKDAEEKENVTNESQGTEQQKLFVDLVAATARRLFNYMEISPEDSLNHRLYDAEVIDLTHDVSFLIAVPPAETACCVPGTREILLQRGDLLSLPIQVFEMVHLNTYQKDVISRYSRLSCILELDTAQAQHNHREAFSSLELSVAKDKLARLQDLQTQVNTVWKGARWLIDVITFARDRGSSQQSGNLQTVGISMKHLLSLDRNKSNSNSNSLKRSLLQLPPRDPKLVKSSPGRGSWPGPNVTNSSSNLLTTEFSKSEQQLPSGQYVRKGSNTSNVSTESEAQKSSIPISSTSNLSNVTSASSNNHLIPLQNTRLPPSKSEDTLILTKYKHSPRNRSATITSASASTSPLLSIKPMIYSGSLLSVSTAMTNTASLLSVSNTNSDSLHSLSSDEYSTPNSSVCIKTGHTKGKSTKPSVSVAAMATGSLENQLEEEKDEATMMPAPRPGILQVYAAYETGLASGTSLKLRVTPRTTAREVVNLVVKQLNMAVVLKGQDGPIYTADELPNFCLVAVIGARERCLRDDFKLLQLQNPWKKGRLYVRQKQDVLAALEHSSKHTAYL, encoded by the exons ATGAAATTTCGCAAATCATCCACGTCCAGTCCCAAGATGGAATTGCTCTCGAGGCGATCGTCTGGCGACGGGATATCGACCCTGAAAAGGTCGAGGTCCTTCCGGGCGTCGTTGAAGCTGATGTCAAAGCTTCGTAGTCACGCAAGCCTTCGTCTGAACGCAGGCTTCGATTTGTCCCCAGTGGCCCTCAGAAACCAGTGTGTCAAAAAGCGACGAGACAAGCTGCCCCAGGTCGAGGAGTCCCCGAGTCCTACCAGGAATACAGAAACCAAGACAGATAGTCCTCCTAGAAGTGATAAGGAGATGCTGGGGACACGATCCAAGGATTCGATTACCGTGAATGAGCTAGAATCGCGCGGTATCTCGAAAGAACTGAAGACCAAGCTGTGCCTGACCGACAGGATAACAAGGAAGAACCGCAAGGAAGCAGAGAAGCCCTCGAAAAGGGACAGCCCCCTGTCACCGAAGGTGGCGCACATTTTCCGCTGGAAAAACAACGAGTGCTACGAGGACAGAAAGGACAGCTTTCGTCCTGATAATCGTGTGTCCTACGAGAATCCCACTTTTTGCCTGGACAGTTCCTTGGACTCTTCCATCTCAAGCTTTCTGTTCGAGCCTGAGGGCACGGATCAGGGGGCGATCGAGGACGAGCGTAGAGACGAGTCGTGCTTGGGAAAACCTTGTCAGGATGTGAGTCTGACCATGGTGGTCGGTTCTGGAGGAACTTGCGAAAATAAAGAGGAAAGCTGTGTAGTTCTCGGGGCCAGTGACGATGGAGTGTTCGAGAAGGACTCTTTCGAGTGTAACAAAAGTGGGAGGCCTCTGATGGCTGCAGGCAAAACAAGGAGTCTGTCTGTGAACGATGTAGTCCTGCAGGACGAAGAGCGAGCTTCCAGTTTGGATCTGAAGGATTCGACGGGGTTTGTGTGTCAAGGGGTAGCGAATAGGTCCTCCGAGGGACACAAGATGCATGAGATTGTTAGGACCACCTCTGTCTGCTCGTCGAAGTCCTGTAGGATCAGGACTGTGGACAATATCGCGAACTTCTGGACGAATGCTCGCGGTAGCAGCTTTCGGAACAAAGTGTCCGTGGGAAGAAAAAAGTCGATGAAGGATTCGAGAGACCACGGGCAGGATAGATTCCTTGTCACTACCACTTCTGGATCAA AGCTGTACTCTTTGCAAGGGATGGAGTTCCTGGAAGGTTTCGGGAAGAAAAAGCAGCAACTACATCAGCAAGCGAATAATATATCGTCAATACACATCAATCCCTTGTCGGCACAGTCTCTCAATATACACTTGCatg CTCTCTTCGCGGCCGTAGAACATGGCCACTTGGACAAAGCTAGAACCATTTTGGAGTCGACAGATGTGGACGTAAATAG TGTGAACAGCGACGGCCTGTCAGCCCTGGATGTCGCGGTGCTCAGCAACAATAGGCCTCTCGCAAAAATGCTGGTTGCGTTTGGCGCGCAGGAGGGCAACCAGT TCAAGTCTCCAGAATCCCTAGGCAGTCACCTAGCCTCGCTGCTGTCGGAAGCTGAGCACAGGGTTCAAGAGCTCGGCGGCAGTACTTCCGGTAGCGGCGGGACCACGCTTCTAGAGCCACCGAGCAGTCACAGGTCGAGTTTTTCGTCACAGCATAGCAACCTCACAGGATGCGGTGGCAACGCCGAGGACAAGCAACTGGCTTTGTGGGAAAGGAGAGCGAGAGCTCTCAGGAAGATGTTGCTTGGGTTCGATCAAGCAA GACCTCCGGATATGCCGTTTCTGGTCGCAGTCGACGTCACAGGGACAAATTCTGTGACAGTGAGATTCCAGGAGCCTGATTCCCATGACTCGCCGATCTGCACGAAGTTCAAGGTTCAGTGGAGCGTTAAAGAGGATTTCTCAGTGATCTGTGGAGAAAGAGAAGTTCTGGATATGAAGCAACGAGAGTGCAGGATCGACGATCTCATACAGGGACAAAAGTACCATTTTCGAGCGGCCGCTGGCAATCTGAAGGGTTACAGCAGATTCAGAAACTCGTCCCCCGCCCACGTCACACCCAGCA GTTGGAGAGACATCGATGGCAGGCTGCCAAGGTTTGCTGGTAGATTGGAGCAACTGAATACTCTCTTCACGGACATAAGGCGACCCGAATACACTCAAGAAACGCCAGCGGTGCAGAGGCGCAATCATAAGAAGAAAACGACGATAAAACAGCTGTTCACGGCGACTAGCAAGTTCCAGAAGAACTTGAGACGCGGGGTTTTCCTTGCTTGTTTGCTGTATTACGAGGACAAAGTACttgtgactaatgaggatttctTGCCTGTGATCGAAGTCGATGAGACTTATCCCAGTTGTATCTACAACGATTTCCATTGGCTGATGAAAGTAGCCTGTACCTGGGACGATGTCAAGACGCTGCGTCAGGACATGGAAAAGAGTCATAGCAGCTCAACGAATCACTTCAGGATAAAGCTATTGCAGGCCGCTGCTCAAATGCAG GCAGCATTATGCATACAAGACCTAGGACAACTATACCACAAACCGATCAGAGATATTCAAGGCACTTTGGTCTTTTCCACGGTGAATTACGTGAAATCCCCAAAGTTAATTTCAGTATTGAACAGCAGATGGTTACCATTAAGCAAAGTCACGAAAAAGGTCATAATTCACGAGGACAGCAACGTGGCGGATATCCTGATAGCGAGTATACAGGAACAAATGACTTATCATCAAGTGAGCAGTATTAAGCTGTCCAAGGGGTTATATCTTGGCTATTTGAAGATGCAGAGTAGCGTAGACCTCATTCAGGTTGTGGTGCCAGCAAAATCGCCCAACGTTTTACCTCATTGCAAAATCCGCGACAATCCTCACGTCTCCGC GGAAGAGTGGGATTACCTCAAGAGGATAACTCGCATTCATGCATCAGACTCTTCGGTCAAGGACGCTGAAGAGAAAGAGAACGTAACGAACGAGTCGCAGGGCACCGAGCAGCAGAAACTTTTTGTCGACCTCGTTGCCGCCACTGCGAGACGATTGTTCAATTATATGGAAATCAGCCCCGAAGATTCCCTCAATCATCGGCTCTACGACGCCGAAGTTATCGATCTGACACACGACGTGTCGTTTCTGATCGCCGTGCCTCCTGCAGAGACCGCTTGCTGTGTACCTGGAACTAGGGAGATCCTTTTGCAACGAGGCGATCTTTTGTCGTTGCCCATTCAAGTATTCGAAATGGTCCACTTAAATACTTACCAAAAGGATGTAATCAGCAGATACTCGAGACTGAGCTGCATCCTAGAACTGGATACAGCGCAGGCTCAGCACAATCATAGAGAAGCTTTTAGTTCATTGGAGTTGAGCGTGGCGAAGGATAAATTGGCTAGACTGCAGGACCTTCAAACGCAAGTGAACACTGTTTGGAAAGGTGCTAGATGGCTGATAGATGTGATCACGTTCGCGAGGGACCGTGGATCTTCGCAGCAAAGC GGAAATTTACAGACCGTTGGAATCTCCATGAAGCACTTGCTTAGTCTCGACAGAAACAAAAGCAACAGTAACAGCAACAGCCTAAAAAGAAGCCTACTGCAACTACCTCCACGCGATCCAAAGCTCGTGAAATCCAGTCCAGGTCGAGGCAGTTGGCCAGGTCCTAATGTCACGAATTCATCCTCAAATCTGTTAACAACTGAGTTCAGTAAAAGTGAGCAACAGTTGCCCAGTGGTCAGTACGTTCGCAAGGGTAGCAACACTTCCAATGTGTCTACGGAATCGGAGGCGCAAAAGTCCTCGATACCCATAAGCAGCACCAGCAACCTGAGCAATGTTACGAGCGCCAGCAGCAACAACCATCTGATCCCGCTACAGAACACGAGATTACCACCCTCGAAATCCGAGGATACACTGATCTTGACCAAGTATAAACACAGTCCCAGGAATAGATCAGCAACGATCACGTCAGCGTCAGCTAGCACTAGTCCATTGCTCAGCATAAAGCCCATGATCTATAGTGGATCGCTTCTGAGCGTGTCAACAGCGATGACCAACACGGCTAGTCTTCTCAGCGTCAGTAACACCAATTCTGACAGCTTGCACTCATTAAGCAGCGATGAATACTCGACGCCTAATTCGAGTGTTTGTATAAAAACTGGACATACGAAGGGAAAGTCAACGAAACCTAGCGTCAGTGTCGCAGCCATGGCGACTGGTTCCCTAGAAAATCAGTTAGAAGAGGAAAAGGACGAAGCGACGATGATGCCAGCACCTCGACCTGGCATTCTTCAG
- the Wake gene encoding ankyrin repeat and fibronectin type III domain containing protein wide awake isoform X3, whose amino-acid sequence MEFLEGFGKKKQQLHQQANNISSIHINPLSAQSLNIHLHALFAAVEHGHLDKARTILESTDVDVNSVNSDGLSALDVAVLSNNRPLAKMLVAFGAQEGNQFKSPESLGSHLASLLSEAEHRVQELGGSTSGSGGTTLLEPPSSHRSSFSSQHSNLTGCGGNAEDKQLALWERRARALRKMLLGFDQARPPDMPFLVAVDVTGTNSVTVRFQEPDSHDSPICTKFKVQWSVKEDFSVICGEREVLDMKQRECRIDDLIQGQKYHFRAAAGNLKGYSRFRNSSPAHVTPSSWRDIDGRLPRFAGRLEQLNTLFTDIRRPEYTQETPAVQRRNHKKKTTIKQLFTATSKFQKNLRRGVFLACLLYYEDKVLVTNEDFLPVIEVDETYPSCIYNDFHWLMKVACTWDDVKTLRQDMEKSHSSSTNHFRIKLLQAAAQMQAALCIQDLGQLYHKPIRDIQGTLVFSTVNYVKSPKLISVLNSRWLPLSKVTKKVIIHEDSNVADILIASIQEQMTYHQVSSIKLSKGLYLGYLKMQSSVDLIQVVVPAKSPNVLPHCKIRDNPHVSAEEWDYLKRITRIHASDSSVKDAEEKENVTNESQGTEQQKLFVDLVAATARRLFNYMEISPEDSLNHRLYDAEVIDLTHDVSFLIAVPPAETACCVPGTREILLQRGDLLSLPIQVFEMVHLNTYQKDVISRYSRLSCILELDTAQAQHNHREAFSSLELSVAKDKLARLQDLQTQVNTVWKGARWLIDVITFARDRGSSQQSGNLQTVGISMKHLLSLDRNKSNSNSNSLKRSLLQLPPRDPKLVKSSPGRGSWPGPNVTNSSSNLLTTEFSKSEQQLPSGQYVRKGSNTSNVSTESEAQKSSIPISSTSNLSNVTSASSNNHLIPLQNTRLPPSKSEDTLILTKYKHSPRNRSATITSASASTSPLLSIKPMIYSGSLLSVSTAMTNTASLLSVSNTNSDSLHSLSSDEYSTPNSSVCIKTGHTKGKSTKPSVSVAAMATGSLENQLEEEKDEATMMPAPRPGILQVYAAYETGLASGTSLKLRVTPRTTAREVVNLVVKQLNMAVVLKGQDGPIYTADELPNFCLVAVIGARERCLRDDFKLLQLQNPWKKGRLYVRQKQDVLAALEHSSKHTAYL is encoded by the exons ATGGAGTTCCTGGAAGGTTTCGGGAAGAAAAAGCAGCAACTACATCAGCAAGCGAATAATATATCGTCAATACACATCAATCCCTTGTCGGCACAGTCTCTCAATATACACTTGCatg CTCTCTTCGCGGCCGTAGAACATGGCCACTTGGACAAAGCTAGAACCATTTTGGAGTCGACAGATGTGGACGTAAATAG TGTGAACAGCGACGGCCTGTCAGCCCTGGATGTCGCGGTGCTCAGCAACAATAGGCCTCTCGCAAAAATGCTGGTTGCGTTTGGCGCGCAGGAGGGCAACCAGT TCAAGTCTCCAGAATCCCTAGGCAGTCACCTAGCCTCGCTGCTGTCGGAAGCTGAGCACAGGGTTCAAGAGCTCGGCGGCAGTACTTCCGGTAGCGGCGGGACCACGCTTCTAGAGCCACCGAGCAGTCACAGGTCGAGTTTTTCGTCACAGCATAGCAACCTCACAGGATGCGGTGGCAACGCCGAGGACAAGCAACTGGCTTTGTGGGAAAGGAGAGCGAGAGCTCTCAGGAAGATGTTGCTTGGGTTCGATCAAGCAA GACCTCCGGATATGCCGTTTCTGGTCGCAGTCGACGTCACAGGGACAAATTCTGTGACAGTGAGATTCCAGGAGCCTGATTCCCATGACTCGCCGATCTGCACGAAGTTCAAGGTTCAGTGGAGCGTTAAAGAGGATTTCTCAGTGATCTGTGGAGAAAGAGAAGTTCTGGATATGAAGCAACGAGAGTGCAGGATCGACGATCTCATACAGGGACAAAAGTACCATTTTCGAGCGGCCGCTGGCAATCTGAAGGGTTACAGCAGATTCAGAAACTCGTCCCCCGCCCACGTCACACCCAGCA GTTGGAGAGACATCGATGGCAGGCTGCCAAGGTTTGCTGGTAGATTGGAGCAACTGAATACTCTCTTCACGGACATAAGGCGACCCGAATACACTCAAGAAACGCCAGCGGTGCAGAGGCGCAATCATAAGAAGAAAACGACGATAAAACAGCTGTTCACGGCGACTAGCAAGTTCCAGAAGAACTTGAGACGCGGGGTTTTCCTTGCTTGTTTGCTGTATTACGAGGACAAAGTACttgtgactaatgaggatttctTGCCTGTGATCGAAGTCGATGAGACTTATCCCAGTTGTATCTACAACGATTTCCATTGGCTGATGAAAGTAGCCTGTACCTGGGACGATGTCAAGACGCTGCGTCAGGACATGGAAAAGAGTCATAGCAGCTCAACGAATCACTTCAGGATAAAGCTATTGCAGGCCGCTGCTCAAATGCAG GCAGCATTATGCATACAAGACCTAGGACAACTATACCACAAACCGATCAGAGATATTCAAGGCACTTTGGTCTTTTCCACGGTGAATTACGTGAAATCCCCAAAGTTAATTTCAGTATTGAACAGCAGATGGTTACCATTAAGCAAAGTCACGAAAAAGGTCATAATTCACGAGGACAGCAACGTGGCGGATATCCTGATAGCGAGTATACAGGAACAAATGACTTATCATCAAGTGAGCAGTATTAAGCTGTCCAAGGGGTTATATCTTGGCTATTTGAAGATGCAGAGTAGCGTAGACCTCATTCAGGTTGTGGTGCCAGCAAAATCGCCCAACGTTTTACCTCATTGCAAAATCCGCGACAATCCTCACGTCTCCGC GGAAGAGTGGGATTACCTCAAGAGGATAACTCGCATTCATGCATCAGACTCTTCGGTCAAGGACGCTGAAGAGAAAGAGAACGTAACGAACGAGTCGCAGGGCACCGAGCAGCAGAAACTTTTTGTCGACCTCGTTGCCGCCACTGCGAGACGATTGTTCAATTATATGGAAATCAGCCCCGAAGATTCCCTCAATCATCGGCTCTACGACGCCGAAGTTATCGATCTGACACACGACGTGTCGTTTCTGATCGCCGTGCCTCCTGCAGAGACCGCTTGCTGTGTACCTGGAACTAGGGAGATCCTTTTGCAACGAGGCGATCTTTTGTCGTTGCCCATTCAAGTATTCGAAATGGTCCACTTAAATACTTACCAAAAGGATGTAATCAGCAGATACTCGAGACTGAGCTGCATCCTAGAACTGGATACAGCGCAGGCTCAGCACAATCATAGAGAAGCTTTTAGTTCATTGGAGTTGAGCGTGGCGAAGGATAAATTGGCTAGACTGCAGGACCTTCAAACGCAAGTGAACACTGTTTGGAAAGGTGCTAGATGGCTGATAGATGTGATCACGTTCGCGAGGGACCGTGGATCTTCGCAGCAAAGC GGAAATTTACAGACCGTTGGAATCTCCATGAAGCACTTGCTTAGTCTCGACAGAAACAAAAGCAACAGTAACAGCAACAGCCTAAAAAGAAGCCTACTGCAACTACCTCCACGCGATCCAAAGCTCGTGAAATCCAGTCCAGGTCGAGGCAGTTGGCCAGGTCCTAATGTCACGAATTCATCCTCAAATCTGTTAACAACTGAGTTCAGTAAAAGTGAGCAACAGTTGCCCAGTGGTCAGTACGTTCGCAAGGGTAGCAACACTTCCAATGTGTCTACGGAATCGGAGGCGCAAAAGTCCTCGATACCCATAAGCAGCACCAGCAACCTGAGCAATGTTACGAGCGCCAGCAGCAACAACCATCTGATCCCGCTACAGAACACGAGATTACCACCCTCGAAATCCGAGGATACACTGATCTTGACCAAGTATAAACACAGTCCCAGGAATAGATCAGCAACGATCACGTCAGCGTCAGCTAGCACTAGTCCATTGCTCAGCATAAAGCCCATGATCTATAGTGGATCGCTTCTGAGCGTGTCAACAGCGATGACCAACACGGCTAGTCTTCTCAGCGTCAGTAACACCAATTCTGACAGCTTGCACTCATTAAGCAGCGATGAATACTCGACGCCTAATTCGAGTGTTTGTATAAAAACTGGACATACGAAGGGAAAGTCAACGAAACCTAGCGTCAGTGTCGCAGCCATGGCGACTGGTTCCCTAGAAAATCAGTTAGAAGAGGAAAAGGACGAAGCGACGATGATGCCAGCACCTCGACCTGGCATTCTTCAG